The DNA region TATTCCCAGTGACGCCCACGATATCCTCTTGGATATGTTGCGGGATGCAGCCAAACGGGGGAAAGGGACACTGAAGTGGTTTCCCTCCACGGTAATTAAGGAACTCGACTATAATCCTACCGGGAACTTGATTAAAAGTGCGATCGCAATTCAACATCAACCAGCCTTGGATGCACTCCCCTTAAATACGTTTCCCCTTTCCAAAACCATTGAAGATTGGTATCAGTACCCGAATTCCCCCCGCTTTGACAAAACTATTATTCGCTTCGTTCCTCAAAACTCATCACCGGGAAACGTCCCAGATTGGTATGTTGTGGAGGCTACAGAAACTGGCGAACTGATTGGGTTGGCGGATGTCCCTTACCGCCTGGGAATTGACCCCCGTTCTCATCTCGAACCCTCGTCTTCCAGCGCCACCGGGAATCCCTATTGTACTCAGGGGTTTACCTACACCTTTGCCATGGAAGCCACCAAGGAACCGCAAAGCCATGAAATGCCACCCTTTTACCCCCAATACGAACCCTATTATAGTTATGAATTACCCCGCTTAGCCGACTTTGACTTAGTGTTTACCTATCGGCGGATTTGGAGTCCTAAAAAAGGTGAACCGGAGAAATTTAGCGGAATTTCCTTTACCGCGCCCACCGTCGGGGATATCTCCATGCAAAACTGGACGTGGGGAAATGACTATCGTCCCGGTACAGAGGTTGATAACCTTGTTTATACTCCTGACCAATTGCAAGCGACGGGACAGTTAGCCCCCGGAGGCTGGATGGGGGGGTTGCGAACCGAGAGTTTACGCAAGGCGGAGGAACTCTCCCTGGGATATTTCTATTGGTTAGTTGACGGAACAACAGACTCCCAACTTGGTGATGGCGTCAAGGAACCCCATCCCAGTTATCGTTATTTATCCGGATTAGACTCTCCCATGGGAACAGTACATGGGTTATCTAAGTATCCCTATATGCGGGAAGGACGGCGAATTATTGGACGCCCTGCGTTTGGGTATCCGGAGGGGTTTACAATTTGGGAAATTGATATGTCTCGCCGCAATTACCGGGAGGAGTATTACCGTCAAACCTTATCTCCCAAAATGTATCGCCAATTATGGACGGCTTTAGCGGGACGAGAAGCGATTTCGGTGATTCAGGGTGAGGTATCACCGGATGAGGTAAATCGACGTACTCGTTCAACCATTTATCCCGATTCGTTGGGAATTGGACATTATGCTATTGATTTTCACCCTTGCATGAGTTTCTCTCCCCCAGAAGCGCCAGGGAATACAGAACGAGAGGGGGAACGTCAGGGGGCGGGTCAAGCCTATCCGTTTCAAATTCCCCTGCGGGCGATGATTCCGCAAAAGATTGACAACATGTTAGTGGCGGGGAAAAGTATTGCTACGAGTCATATTGCAGCAGCAGCGTATCGGGTGCATTCCTTTGAATGGTCATCGGGTGCAGGTGCGGGAACGACGGCGGCGTTTGCGTTGGAGAAGGGAATTGCGCCGTTTGAATTGGTGGATGGACTTCCGCCCCATGATCCGCAGTTGCAGGTGTTGCGGCGACGGTTGGAAGCGAATAATAATCCGACGGCGTTTCCAGATACGTCGATTTTTAATCAGGATTGGGACGATTGGCGTTAAAGGAAACGTGCGATCGCGCTATTTGTAGTAGCCTGTTTGTAATAGCCTGTTTGTAGTAGCCACTTTAGTGGCTGTTCGCGCCTAAGTATTCAACCGGACATGATATTACATCTCTGTAAAGGGCGCACGTCAGTGCGCCCCTACGATATGTCACATCTGTGTTTATGTCTGTCCTTTTGCATAACCTCCCCCTGACTGAGAAATATAAGAACGAGACGGTTATAATTCCTTATATCCCTTGGCAATTCCAGCGATGCAATACCAACTGAAATATCTGGGCTTGGTTTGGGTGACAGCACTCCTGTCAGTGACGACTCCTGTCATACCAATGGGTAGCATTGCGCCACTTGTTGCCCAGGCGCAAACGGTAGAAGATCAAAAAGACGAGGCGGAACGACTCTTCCAACAGGGAGTGCAGGAATACCGCCGAGGGCAATACCAACAGGCGTTGGCAACCTATCAACAAGCGCTAGAAATACAACAAGCCCTCAATGATCAGGCGGGAATCGGACAAACCCTCAATAATATCGGTGAGGTTTATTACTGGTTGCGGCAATATGAAGCCGCTTTAGCCAGCTTACAGCAGGCTCTCTCCATTCGCCTAGCACTCAAAGACCGTGCTGGAGAGGGAGAAACCTTAGATAACTTGGGTATAACCTATTACGGCTTAAAGGACTATGATAAAGCCTTAGAAACCTTGCAGCAAGCGCTTTCTATTCGTCGAGAATTACAGGATCGCAGCGGAGAAGGCAAAACTCTCAGTAATATTGGCGCTGTTTACGCTTTTAGCTTACAACAATCGACCCAAGGCTTAGAAACCTTACAGCAAGCGCTGGCGATACAGGAAGAAGTGGGGGATAAATTTCATGCCGCAATCACCTTGCGAAGAATCGGCAGGGCGTATGCAATCCTGGAAGACTATTCTCGCGATTTGGAGTGGTCAAAGAAAGCGTTAGTTCTTAGCCGTGAGATTGGTAACCGTGCGGGTGAGGGTGAAAGTTTACTGGCGATAGGATACGCTTATTACAATTTAGAAGACTATGACCGCTACTTGGAAAATTTCCAGCAAGCTTTACCCCTAATTCAAGATGCCGGAATTCGTCCATTAGAAAGTAGTATTCTTTTGCAAATAGGATCGGCTTATTTTACCCAAGAAAAATATGAATTAGCAGTGGAATTTTATCAGCAAGCCTTACCTATTGCCAGAGAAATAAAAAATAAGTCGCAAGAAGTTCTTATCCTGATGTTGATCGGCAATAGTTATAACCAGGAAGGTGATTACATCGGTGCGTTAGACTTTTATCAGCAAGGACTAACCCTTGCACGAGAACTCGACGATAAAGTACAAGAATATCAACTTCTATCATTCATAGCCTTTAGTTACTTTAGGCAAGAAAAATATGATCTTGCAATTGAATACTACCAACAAGCATTAGCCATTCAGCAGCAACCTCTCAATGATCGCACAGCACAACTAAACACCCTCCTTCAAATCATGAGAGTGTATTATCTAAGTGTCGGTTCTGCCCATGAACAAAAAGATTATTCTCTTGCTCTTAAACAAAGCGAAACGATCATTGCTTTAGTTCCAGAAGCATTAAATATTGCGACAGAACTACAAGATTCAATAAATAAACAAGAGATCAGGCGGATAGAAAGTAGTACCTATGCAAAAATTGGTTCTATCTACTACGATTTGTTAGATTTGCCAAAAGCCCAAGAGTTTGCCGAACAAGGTCTAATTATTGCGCGACAGTCTGAAAATTTAGAAGCAGAGGCTTTTCTTCTATCGGTTCTTGCTCCCGTGTATATTTCACTGGGAGATTATGCCAAGGCGATTGAATTCTATAAGCGAGATTTAGATATTGCGCGACAACTCAAAAATCAATTTTCAGAAACGCTATCTTTAATTAGTCTTGCTAGTACTTATAATATGGTAGAAGACTATGAGAAGGCGATCGATTTACTTCAGCAAGCATTAGTGCTAACAGGAGAAATCAATAGTTCTGAATTACCCCCTACTTTACAAGACACAGCGTTGGACTTGCGAAACAATGCATTGGGGGTTTTAATCCTGGTTTACATCAATCTTGGAGACTTCGATAAAGCGCTTGAGTATGCTCAGCAAAACGTAAGTTGGGCGCAAAGTATCGCGAAATCGGATAAAGAAGCAGAGGCGCTGATTCAGTTGGCTAATGTATACACTTTGTTCCGAGATTCTGCTAAAGCTGTGGAGTTAATTCAACAAGCTTTATCGATTGCTAAAACAATAAAACATCCTCAGCTAGAGGCAAAAGCCTGGGACAAGTTGAGTGAAATTTACAATCAGCAAGGCGATCATACTTTAGCGCTGGATGCCGCCAATAAAGTAGGGACAATTGCTAAAGCGTTGGACGATCCAAATCTAGAACGGAATGCCTTGGGACAGCTTAGAGATATTTACAAAAGCCAGGGCAACTATGAAAAATCATTAGAGTTAGCGCAGCAACTTTTGACCCTAATTAGGCAGAATCAGTTAAATGGCTTTGAAATCACAGCTTTAACGAAGTTAAGTTCCAATTATCTTTGGCTGGGCAATACAGAGAAAGCAACTAAATATGGGAAAGAAGCTTTAGCATTAGCGCAGCAAAGACAAGTTCCCGGAGAGGAGCAAATAGCTTTAACCGGATTAGGTCAAATCCATAATTACCGGGGAGAATACGAGCAGGCGGTTGAATTGGCGCAAAGGAGTTTAGACATTTCCCAACGGACAAAAAACTTCTTTGTAGAAGTCGCGACTTCAAAGGTTCTTAGTGAAGCTTACGCCGCACTCGGACATTATCAAAATGTCATTAGTGTTGCTGAACCCGGTTTAGCCCTAGCTCGGAAATTGAATGATCGCTATTCTGAAGCCGAATTACTCATTAATTTGGGCAATGCTTACAACGTTATTGGTGAACACAGCAAAGGCAAAGAGTTGATTGAGCAAGGTTTGACAATAGGTCGAGAACTTCAAAATCCAGTTTTAGAGTGGTTTGGGTTAGCAAGGTTGGGTAATGTTTATACGTCGCTCAAGGATTATCAGAACGCTTTGGAGCTGTATCAAAAAAGCTTAAAAATCGCTCAGGACAACAACAGTCCTAGAGCGCAGACATTACCATTAACCCTTTTAGGGATTGCTTATTCAGATTTGGGAGATTACCAGACAAGCAGTGAGTACTATCAGCAAGCACTACCCATTTTGCGGACATTGCAAAATCGTCATGACGAAAGTATCGTTTTGACAATGATCGCCTGGAATTACTTTGCTCAAGGGGAAACTGAAAAAACCATTGATTTCGCTCAACAAGGGTTAGTTATAGCCCAGGAAATTAAACAGCCTTTTCTGGAAATAATTGCTAACGTGGCGCTAAGTATTGGTTATGCTGAGTTAGGGGATGAGCAAAAAGCCATGGAGTCAGCCCAAGCTTTTTTAACATTCACTCGAAATGTCCAAAATCTTACCTTAGAAAGGGGTGCACTGAATCTCATCGGCAGTCTACACCGTAAATTTGGCAGAAAGCAAGAAGCCATCGCTATTTACCAACAGGCATTAGCTATCAATACTCTTGAGGAAGTCATTGGTGATAAATCCTTTAGCTATGCAGGTTTGGGGCGGGTTTATGCAGAGTTAGATCAACCTAATATTGCTATTACCTATTACAAACAAGCGATCAATGACTTTGAAGAAATTCGGCGGATTAATCAAGAACTACCGCCCCAGTTACAAGAGTCTGCTCTACAAGCCATAATTGATTTTGACGGACTGACAGCCGCTGATTTTTATCGCCAATTAGCGGACTTGTTATTATCTCAAGGGCGAGATCAGGAAGCCCATCAGGTATTGGAACTGTTGAAGATACAGGAAATTCGCGATTTAGCCAGAGGTACAGTCTCAACAGATGACCAACCAGATGTACTTCTCAGCGAAACCGAGAAAAAGGTTCAAGCTGAAAGCCAATCCCTCATTGCTTTAGGACGACAAATCAATGAGTGTGAACGGATGAATTGTACTGAAAAAGGCGAGTTAAATGACCGTCTGACTGTTTTGATCCGTGAGTTTAATCAAAACTTGAAAACCATTGAAAAAGAAATTCGCTCCAACCGGGCGACTGATGATCTGTTCTTCGATCCCAGGAAACTCGCTAAAGCTAGGGAAATTGTAGAAGCTCAACCGCATACCGTCTTAATTTACCCTTTGGTGCTAGAGGAAAGACTCTGGTTAATCATGTTCTCAGAAGGGGGAGTTGTCCATAAACAAGAAGTTAATATTGGAGAAGAAGAGTTAGGAGAAACAGTTAACCAATTCCGGAGATTACTTGAAAATAACCGCTCGGATATTGCCGAAATTAAAGAAACGGGAAAACAACTCTACGACTGGTTAGTTAAACCCTTTGCTGCCGAACTGAAGCAAAACCAGGTGCAGAATTTAGTGTTCGCTTTAGATCGGGTAACGCGATATATCCCCATGAGTGCTTTGTCGGATGGGGAAAACTACTTGATTGAGAACTATACCATCTCGACTGTCTTCTCAGCCGATTTAACCAATATAAGCGATCGCCTTCCTGTGGATATTCAAGATATCCCAGTCCTAGCAATGGGTGTATCTGATGCGGTTGGTGGTTTCTCATCCTTACCATACGTCCAAACTGAACTCAATGCCATTGTGCGCCAAACAACCGATGACGAGCTAGGGATTTATCCAGGGAAAACGTTTCTTAATGATACGTTTGACTATCGCAGTTTGCGCGATAATTTGACGGGACACAAGATTTTACATCTAGCGACTCACGGAGTATTTGTTCCGGGTAGTGCGGATGACTCGTTTCTGTTGTTAGGCGATGGTGAACAGCTAAGAATTTCCGACATTCAAACGTTAACTCAGTTACAAGACATTCATCTCGTCGTACTTTCTGCTTGCGAAACAACCTTAGCGGGTTCGCGCCCAGACGGTGTAGAGATTGCTAGTGTTGCTTACTATTTCCTCAGTAATGGAGCCGATGCGGTGATGGCTTCTCTGTGGAAAGTGAATGATGCTAGCACTAGCTTAAAGATGCGAAAATTTTACAACAATCTTGCTCAAGGAACGGAACAAAACCCTGTCACTAAAGCCGAAGCCTTGCGACAAGCACAACTGGCTTTATTGAGGGGAAACTTTTCCGTTGAAGATATAGAACGAGCGGGACTTTTGTTACAAAGTCCTGAAGGCTTACCCGCCAGCGTGACGACGAATCTGAGCCATCCCTATTATTGGGCGCCCTTTATCCTTATTGGCAATGGACTTTAATGAAGTTCGTAGTCAGGGCTTTAGCCTAAAATCATCCACCTAAATCTTTCCCCACCCCTTACAGCACTTTCCGCTCTTATGGAATACGTTTGATCCCCCTAAATCCCCTATGGAACAAAAAGCGAAGCATCCTTTGGTCTCCCCCATAGAACAAAAAGCGAAGCAACATCTGGCTTCCCCCTTTTGAAGGGGGACGGGAGGGGGAGCTAATAGGGGGATCTGAAGGGGGACTTTAACGGTAGCAGGGTGTGTTAATACAGCCGTTACCCCTGTATAAGCCAGTCCGCGTAGGCGGACTTTGTTTGTGTAGCAGCGATTTCAATCGCCTTATCGAGCTGTGTCAAAATGATCAAAATTATTACGTTGGGTTTAAGCATCCTCCCCTTAATTGCCTCCATTGGTAGTATGCTCCTCGGAGGTAATTATATAGCGACAGGAATTCTTTTGGCAGTCGCCTTTTTCTTTGGCAGCGTATTTGTACTTCTAAATGTTAATAGTTCCGTTGATAGGTAGTACAGAATGTATACGCATTTTTCCTCTATTAAATTCTGCAAATAGTCCTCAAATCCTTAGCTATCAACGCTTGCAGCCGTAGAAAACCTGCTGCCTCTGCGTCCCCTGCTCCCTACCCCCACCACCAAACTTATTCAGCAACCCCTACTTACATAACCCCACAAATCAAATCATGTCCCCAATCAAACGTCGTCAGTTTTTGCAATTCGCTGGCTCCACCCTCGCCACTCTGGGCTTAAGCCAACTCGATTTCCACCGTCAAGCCCAGCAGTATGCCCGTGTTCTCGCTCAACAGACACCCCGTAAACTAGCACTCCTTGTCGGTATCAACAAATATCCCCCCGGAATTTCCTCCCTGCGTGGCTGTCTTACCGATGTCGAGATGCAATACGAACTCCTGGTGCATCGCTTTGGCTTTAACCCCAAGGACATTCTCCGACTCACCGACGATACCCCCAATAAACCCACACGCCAAAACCTCCTCGATGCCTTTGAGACGCACTTAATCGAGCAAGCGCAACCGGGTGATATTGTTGTCTTCCACTATTCTGGACATGGTTCCCTTGTTCTTGACCCCGATGCAATTCCCATTCATCCCGATATCCAGGGGTACAACGGCACCATGGTTGTCTATGATTCTCGCCAAAATAATCAAGATTTCCACGTCAACGATATCATGGGCAAGACTCTATTTCTATTGATGTCTGCCCTAAACACAGAAAACGTCACCGTTGTCCTCGATAGCTGTCACTCTGGCGGTGGCACCAGAGGAAACCTCGTCTATCGCGCCCTCGACTCCCGGTTATCGGGAAACAATGCTCAACCCAGCGCCGCCGAGTTAGCCTATCAAGAACGGTGGATGACCAAACTGGGATTGTCACCCAGTCAACTCAAAATCTTACGCACCCAGGGTATCGCCAAAGGCATGGCATTGGGTTCAGCCCAGGCAAATCAACTGGCGGCGGATGCGCCCTTTGGCGACTTTTACGCTGGGGCGTTTACCTATCTCCTCACCCGCTACCTTTGGCAGCAGCCCTTCAATAAACCCCTGGCTACTGTCTTTGCGAATCTGGCTCGGAGTACGCGGGATGTGGCTCAAGCCTCGCACCTAGAACAAGACCCCATCTTTCAGGTTAAACCAGGTAGCGACTATGCCCAAAAACCCCTCTATTTCCTTGACCCGGATACCCCCGCCGCCGAAGCCGTTGTGCGTCGTATCGAGGGAGATCAAGTTACTTTCTGGTTAGGGGGGATTTCCTCTCAGAGTTTACAAGCCTTTGAAGAAGGGGCAGAATTTAACCTGATTGATACCAAAGGACAGGTTGTTGGGGAAGTTGTGCAAACCCATCGCCTTGGCTTAGTCGGATATGGCAGGTTAAAATCCAGCCAACGGCAGACAATTCCCCCAGGAACGCTGATGCGAGAGCGGATTCGCGGCGTAC from Coleofasciculus chthonoplastes PCC 7420 includes:
- a CDS encoding tetratricopeptide repeat protein: MQYQLKYLGLVWVTALLSVTTPVIPMGSIAPLVAQAQTVEDQKDEAERLFQQGVQEYRRGQYQQALATYQQALEIQQALNDQAGIGQTLNNIGEVYYWLRQYEAALASLQQALSIRLALKDRAGEGETLDNLGITYYGLKDYDKALETLQQALSIRRELQDRSGEGKTLSNIGAVYAFSLQQSTQGLETLQQALAIQEEVGDKFHAAITLRRIGRAYAILEDYSRDLEWSKKALVLSREIGNRAGEGESLLAIGYAYYNLEDYDRYLENFQQALPLIQDAGIRPLESSILLQIGSAYFTQEKYELAVEFYQQALPIAREIKNKSQEVLILMLIGNSYNQEGDYIGALDFYQQGLTLARELDDKVQEYQLLSFIAFSYFRQEKYDLAIEYYQQALAIQQQPLNDRTAQLNTLLQIMRVYYLSVGSAHEQKDYSLALKQSETIIALVPEALNIATELQDSINKQEIRRIESSTYAKIGSIYYDLLDLPKAQEFAEQGLIIARQSENLEAEAFLLSVLAPVYISLGDYAKAIEFYKRDLDIARQLKNQFSETLSLISLASTYNMVEDYEKAIDLLQQALVLTGEINSSELPPTLQDTALDLRNNALGVLILVYINLGDFDKALEYAQQNVSWAQSIAKSDKEAEALIQLANVYTLFRDSAKAVELIQQALSIAKTIKHPQLEAKAWDKLSEIYNQQGDHTLALDAANKVGTIAKALDDPNLERNALGQLRDIYKSQGNYEKSLELAQQLLTLIRQNQLNGFEITALTKLSSNYLWLGNTEKATKYGKEALALAQQRQVPGEEQIALTGLGQIHNYRGEYEQAVELAQRSLDISQRTKNFFVEVATSKVLSEAYAALGHYQNVISVAEPGLALARKLNDRYSEAELLINLGNAYNVIGEHSKGKELIEQGLTIGRELQNPVLEWFGLARLGNVYTSLKDYQNALELYQKSLKIAQDNNSPRAQTLPLTLLGIAYSDLGDYQTSSEYYQQALPILRTLQNRHDESIVLTMIAWNYFAQGETEKTIDFAQQGLVIAQEIKQPFLEIIANVALSIGYAELGDEQKAMESAQAFLTFTRNVQNLTLERGALNLIGSLHRKFGRKQEAIAIYQQALAINTLEEVIGDKSFSYAGLGRVYAELDQPNIAITYYKQAINDFEEIRRINQELPPQLQESALQAIIDFDGLTAADFYRQLADLLLSQGRDQEAHQVLELLKIQEIRDLARGTVSTDDQPDVLLSETEKKVQAESQSLIALGRQINECERMNCTEKGELNDRLTVLIREFNQNLKTIEKEIRSNRATDDLFFDPRKLAKAREIVEAQPHTVLIYPLVLEERLWLIMFSEGGVVHKQEVNIGEEELGETVNQFRRLLENNRSDIAEIKETGKQLYDWLVKPFAAELKQNQVQNLVFALDRVTRYIPMSALSDGENYLIENYTISTVFSADLTNISDRLPVDIQDIPVLAMGVSDAVGGFSSLPYVQTELNAIVRQTTDDELGIYPGKTFLNDTFDYRSLRDNLTGHKILHLATHGVFVPGSADDSFLLLGDGEQLRISDIQTLTQLQDIHLVVLSACETTLAGSRPDGVEIASVAYYFLSNGADAVMASLWKVNDASTSLKMRKFYNNLAQGTEQNPVTKAEALRQAQLALLRGNFSVEDIERAGLLLQSPEGLPASVTTNLSHPYYWAPFILIGNGL
- a CDS encoding caspase family protein, with the protein product MSPIKRRQFLQFAGSTLATLGLSQLDFHRQAQQYARVLAQQTPRKLALLVGINKYPPGISSLRGCLTDVEMQYELLVHRFGFNPKDILRLTDDTPNKPTRQNLLDAFETHLIEQAQPGDIVVFHYSGHGSLVLDPDAIPIHPDIQGYNGTMVVYDSRQNNQDFHVNDIMGKTLFLLMSALNTENVTVVLDSCHSGGGTRGNLVYRALDSRLSGNNAQPSAAELAYQERWMTKLGLSPSQLKILRTQGIAKGMALGSAQANQLAADAPFGDFYAGAFTYLLTRYLWQQPFNKPLATVFANLARSTRDVAQASHLEQDPIFQVKPGSDYAQKPLYFLDPDTPAAEAVVRRIEGDQVTFWLGGISSQSLQAFEEGAEFNLIDTKGQVVGEVVQTHRLGLVGYGRLKSSQRQTIPPGTLMRERIRGVPANLALKIGLHESLGNQTEAARAVLETIERVNVVPVNASTVADYLLGRMSQESLQQARQRDIVTSASMGSIGLFSAGLTPVPDSFGQPEESITQAVQRLRPRLTMLLAGRILHSVLNSDTSQLNITVDINPLGRRGASVSTGRPSEAEAELVTQTLETEITQLQIGTEVELVIHNHENRSLYIGVLVIFANGDIYVLHPITWGAPEEAAKLGSGESMVIPQKIGDPTKDFRLVVQEPAGFFELLVLASTEPLRDALKGLQDIARRRGASGTPLGFTEDITEGADSESPVAVIDSLLGDLDRMSRGRIASVRVRRRHSIDTTKLAAISTILKVVE
- a CDS encoding FAD-dependent oxidoreductase; this translates as MKRSRRVSAGKSIISLSFSLISLLSLAPIARSVSDGTPDETVTCEILVVGGGLAGAATAYEGLLAGRTVCLTEITDWVGGQISSQGTSALDERPTQRSRLFYSRGYLELRERIRRKYRELNPGDCWVSESCFIPSDAHDILLDMLRDAAKRGKGTLKWFPSTVIKELDYNPTGNLIKSAIAIQHQPALDALPLNTFPLSKTIEDWYQYPNSPRFDKTIIRFVPQNSSPGNVPDWYVVEATETGELIGLADVPYRLGIDPRSHLEPSSSSATGNPYCTQGFTYTFAMEATKEPQSHEMPPFYPQYEPYYSYELPRLADFDLVFTYRRIWSPKKGEPEKFSGISFTAPTVGDISMQNWTWGNDYRPGTEVDNLVYTPDQLQATGQLAPGGWMGGLRTESLRKAEELSLGYFYWLVDGTTDSQLGDGVKEPHPSYRYLSGLDSPMGTVHGLSKYPYMREGRRIIGRPAFGYPEGFTIWEIDMSRRNYREEYYRQTLSPKMYRQLWTALAGREAISVIQGEVSPDEVNRRTRSTIYPDSLGIGHYAIDFHPCMSFSPPEAPGNTEREGERQGAGQAYPFQIPLRAMIPQKIDNMLVAGKSIATSHIAAAAYRVHSFEWSSGAGAGTTAAFALEKGIAPFELVDGLPPHDPQLQVLRRRLEANNNPTAFPDTSIFNQDWDDWR